A genomic stretch from Bos javanicus breed banteng chromosome 3, ARS-OSU_banteng_1.0, whole genome shotgun sequence includes:
- the LOC133244973 gene encoding uncharacterized protein LOC133244973, which produces MWTAGLESAKWFKMSGGLGRDAGGISCARFEDVGTKAGSWAWVEGPRPVWPLSLDGQGWGPAAGNASLRGLWAQTGPRSLLAGRGPCCSDDRPGAPSWGCGLEVGFPDLPTVLRSPLEPVSYCGSPPPAPPSPEGADPRSCAEPSTAPDGPLSQLHGAGRGCQERGPRKSLQQLPSRCPVPQTRLVPGAVSITRVAPSSLSCCCHSGGVPPRGTLARALTQQEGAIERDSAVASLSR; this is translated from the exons ATGTGGACAGCGGGGCTGGAATCCGCCAAGTGGTTCAAGATGTCAGGAGGCTTAGGGAGGGACGCGGGCGGCATTTCCTGTGCTCGCTTTGAAGATGTGGGAACAAAGGCGGGATCGTGGGCGTGGGTAGAGGGGCCCAGGCCTGTCTGGCCTCTGAGCCTGGATGGGCAAGGCTGGGGGCCTGCAGCGGGGAATGCCAGTCTGCGGGGCCTGTGGGCCCAGACAGGACCCCGCTCCCTCCTGGCAGGCCGAGGGCCCTGCTGCAGTGATGACCGCCCTGGGGCGCCCTCCTGGGGCTGTGGGTTGGAGGTTGGCTTCCCAGACCTGCCGACTGTGCTCAGGTCTCCCCTGGAGCCTGTCAGTTACTGCGGCTCCCCTCCGCCTGCCCCGCCTTCCCCGGAGGGCGCTGACCCTAGGTCATGTGCTGAACCCTCCACGGCGCCTGATGGGCCACTTTCCCAGCTgcatggggcagggaggggctgccAGGAGAGGGGCCCTCGGAAGTCCTTGCAGCAGCTGCCCTCACGCTGCCCAGTTCCCCAAACCCGCCTCGTGCCAGGCGCTGTTAGCATCACACGTGTGGCCCCGTCTTCTCTGAGCTGTTGCTGTCACTCAGGTGGGGTTCCTCCCCGTGGGACCCTGGCCCGTGCACTCACTCAGCAGGAAGGTGCCATTGAAAGAGACAGTGCTGTGGCCAG CCTCTCCCGGTGA